Proteins found in one Helicobacter colisuis genomic segment:
- the tviB gene encoding Vi polysaccharide biosynthesis UDP-N-acetylglucosamine C-6 dehydrogenase TviB: MKTLAVIGLGYVGLPLAVEFGKKYKVIGFDIHQKRIDELKEGYDRTLEVEKEELQSAKGLSYTTNLEDLRVAQIYIVTVPTPIDHYNKPDLTPLLKASSSVGKVLKKDDIVIYESTVYPGCTEEDCVPILERESGLKFNVDFFCGYSPERINPGDKEHRLPSIKKVTSGSTPQIAQEVNALYASIIAAGTHKASSIKVAEAAKVIENSQRDINIAFVNELSLIFDKMGIDTLDVLEAAGTKWNFLPFRPGLVGGHCIGVDPYYLTHKAESLGYHSQVILAGRHINDNMGVVVANKVIKLMIKQAHQIVGSKVAILGITFKENCPDIRNSRVVDIIKELKDFDCCVEVFDPWADLVEVEHEYGLTLKEIKDFKMQDYAAVIVAVAHNEFKELDFSNKSKTIIYDLKGILPKEQVSGRL, encoded by the coding sequence ATGAAAACTTTAGCTGTAATTGGACTTGGTTATGTTGGATTGCCCTTAGCTGTAGAGTTTGGAAAGAAATACAAAGTAATTGGATTTGATATTCACCAAAAGCGCATCGATGAGTTAAAAGAGGGTTATGATAGGACTTTAGAAGTTGAAAAAGAAGAATTACAAAGCGCTAAGGGATTGAGTTATACAACAAACTTAGAAGATTTGAGAGTAGCACAAATTTACATTGTTACAGTTCCCACACCTATTGATCATTACAATAAGCCTGATTTAACGCCACTTCTTAAGGCTTCTAGCAGTGTGGGTAAGGTGCTAAAAAAAGATGATATTGTGATTTATGAAAGCACTGTTTATCCGGGTTGCACCGAGGAAGATTGTGTGCCAATTTTGGAGCGTGAGAGTGGATTAAAATTTAATGTGGATTTCTTTTGTGGATACTCTCCAGAGCGGATTAATCCAGGTGATAAAGAGCATCGATTACCTAGCATTAAGAAAGTTACAAGTGGCTCTACACCACAAATTGCCCAAGAAGTCAATGCGCTTTATGCTAGTATTATTGCAGCAGGCACTCACAAGGCTTCAAGTATTAAAGTAGCTGAAGCAGCTAAAGTTATTGAAAATTCCCAAAGGGATATTAATATTGCTTTTGTCAATGAACTTTCTTTGATTTTTGATAAAATGGGAATTGATACTCTTGATGTATTGGAAGCTGCAGGGACAAAGTGGAATTTCTTGCCATTTCGCCCAGGGCTTGTGGGGGGGCATTGTATTGGGGTGGATCCTTATTACCTTACACACAAGGCAGAATCATTAGGCTATCATTCTCAAGTGATTCTAGCAGGGCGACATATTAATGATAATATGGGTGTTGTTGTGGCTAATAAAGTGATTAAATTGATGATTAAACAAGCTCATCAAATCGTGGGTAGCAAAGTGGCGATTTTAGGGATTACTTTTAAGGAAAATTGTCCTGATATTCGTAATTCTCGCGTAGTAGATATTATTAAGGAATTAAAAGATTTTGATTGTTGTGTTGAAGTGTTTGATCCTTGGGCTGATTTAGTAGAAGTAGAGCATGAGTATGGATTGACATTAAAAGAAATTAAAGACTTTAAAATGCAAGATTATGCTGCTGTTATTGTGGCAGTGGCACATAATGAATTTAAAGAGCTTGATTTTAGCAATAAAAGCAAGACAATCATTTATGATTTAAAAGGAATCTTGCCAAAAGAACAAGTAAGTGGAAGATTGTAA
- the gatB gene encoding Asp-tRNA(Asn)/Glu-tRNA(Gln) amidotransferase subunit GatB — protein MSAYETIIGLEVHVQLNTKTKIFCSCATSFGAEPNTNVCPTCLGLPGALPVLNKEVVKKAIAFGTAINAQINQNSVFARKNYFYPDLPKAYQISQFEIPIVGRGNIEIEVNGEKKIIGVTRAHMEEDAGKNIHEHDYSKVDLNRACTPLLEIVSEPDMRSSDEAIAYLKKLHSIVRFLDISDANMQEGSFRCDANVSIRPKGDSKLYTRVEIKNLNSFKFIQKAIEYEVERQIEAWEDGKYQSEVVQETRLFDTAKGITRSMRGKEEAADYRYFPDPDLLPVYIDEELMKEGREIPEMPDEKRERYVREFGIKPYDAGVLTSSLELTQYFESMLGFGASAKGSLTWLTTELLGRLKGENTLQTCGVDSRTLATLVCRIDESKISGKSGKEILDVLVEQKGGDVDSLIDSMGLAQVNDDGAILATIDSVLSANADKVAEYKSGKDKLFGFFVGQVMKNSKGANPARVNELLKEKLQ, from the coding sequence ATGAGTGCGTATGAGACCATCATCGGACTAGAAGTGCATGTCCAACTTAACACCAAAACTAAAATCTTTTGTTCGTGTGCCACGAGCTTTGGCGCAGAACCAAATACCAATGTCTGTCCTACTTGCTTGGGACTTCCAGGTGCATTGCCAGTGCTAAATAAAGAAGTGGTAAAAAAAGCTATTGCTTTTGGCACCGCTATTAATGCACAGATTAATCAAAACTCTGTATTTGCGCGCAAAAATTATTTTTATCCCGATTTACCAAAAGCTTATCAAATTAGTCAATTTGAAATTCCCATTGTAGGGCGTGGAAATATAGAAATAGAAGTCAATGGTGAGAAAAAAATTATCGGCGTTACACGCGCACATATGGAAGAAGATGCCGGAAAAAATATCCACGAACACGATTACTCCAAAGTCGATCTAAACCGCGCTTGCACACCACTTTTAGAGATTGTGAGTGAGCCAGATATGCGTAGCAGTGATGAAGCAATTGCATATCTAAAAAAACTCCACTCTATCGTGCGATTTTTGGATATTTCTGATGCAAATATGCAAGAAGGAAGCTTTCGCTGTGATGCCAATGTTTCTATCCGCCCAAAAGGAGATTCTAAACTCTATACGCGCGTAGAAATTAAAAATCTTAATTCGTTTAAATTTATCCAAAAAGCTATCGAATACGAAGTGGAGCGACAGATTGAAGCGTGGGAAGATGGCAAGTATCAAAGCGAAGTAGTGCAAGAAACGCGTCTATTTGATACTGCAAAAGGCATAACGCGATCTATGCGTGGCAAAGAGGAGGCTGCGGATTATCGCTATTTCCCTGATCCAGATTTATTACCTGTATATATTGATGAAGAGTTAATGAAAGAGGGGAGAGAGATTCCAGAAATGCCTGATGAAAAAAGAGAGCGTTATGTGCGAGAATTTGGCATTAAACCCTATGATGCAGGGGTGCTTACCTCTAGCTTAGAGCTAACACAATATTTTGAATCTATGCTTGGGTTTGGCGCAAGTGCCAAAGGTTCTCTCACTTGGCTTACCACAGAGCTTTTAGGGCGTCTAAAAGGTGAGAATACTTTGCAAACTTGTGGGGTAGATTCACGCACGCTTGCAACTTTGGTGTGTCGCATTGATGAATCTAAAATTAGTGGCAAAAGTGGCAAAGAAATTTTAGATGTCTTGGTAGAGCAAAAAGGCGGTGATGTAGATAGCCTTATAGATTCTATGGGATTAGCACAGGTTAATGATGATGGTGCAATCCTAGCTACCATAGATTCTGTGCTATCTGCCAATGCCGATAAAGTCGCGGAATACAAAAGTGGCAAAGATAAACTCTTTGGATTTTTTGTCGGTCAAGTGATGAAAAATAGCAAGGGAGCAAATCCTGCTAGAGTAAATGAGCTTTTAAAAGAAAAATTACAATAG
- a CDS encoding M3 family oligoendopeptidase — protein MCHSQDLWNLTPLFSNKETLEESLRNEINRAAKFEEQYKGQLATLDHHFFYQAIKEYEKIFENLSRVMTYAFLCFAANTKEGAFLAKCEMEVNKAQDKLLFFDLEFNALEENKKKDFICNAKEYSYYLELLAKNAKHQLTLPEEKILLKTQPVGVDSFKRLFDEHLSRLKFEFQGKQLSEEEILSFLYDKNQVTRKEAAKSLSVTLRENLELLAYIYNVVRKDLRITAELRGYKSLEESRHNDNQITQKSVDSMVKSINDSVGIVEEYYTLKTKLLGLEKLYDYDRYAPLLCSEDSEFTYEESKKIVLETFREFSPRFYEIAKKAFDEGWVDSHPRENKRGGAFSHSAVPSVHPYLMLNHTNKRRDAFTMAHELGHTIHQYLSYGVGYLNADTPLTTAETASVFAEMLLFDKMKEILSKEEKIALYAGKLEDIFATLFRQNVFTNFERRVHQEESELSADEFSQIWQEENQKMFGKSVIMTEDYRLWWSYIPHFIHTPFYCYAYSYGQLLVMALFGVYKKEGKSFIEKYEKFLSLGGSKSPKELVGIFGLDIEDDDFWKIGIKEVESLLKGLKEIL, from the coding sequence ATGTGTCATTCACAAGATTTGTGGAATCTTACTCCGCTTTTTTCTAACAAAGAAACATTAGAAGAATCGTTGCGTAATGAAATTAATCGTGCAGCAAAGTTTGAAGAACAATATAAAGGTCAATTAGCCACGCTTGATCACCACTTCTTTTATCAAGCTATCAAAGAGTATGAAAAGATTTTTGAAAATCTATCAAGGGTAATGACTTATGCATTTTTGTGTTTTGCGGCTAACACTAAAGAAGGTGCATTTTTAGCCAAATGCGAAATGGAAGTTAATAAGGCGCAAGATAAATTATTGTTTTTTGATTTAGAATTTAACGCACTAGAAGAAAACAAAAAAAAGGATTTTATTTGCAATGCAAAAGAATATAGCTATTATTTGGAACTTTTAGCTAAAAACGCAAAACATCAACTCACTTTGCCTGAAGAAAAAATATTGTTAAAAACACAACCTGTGGGTGTAGATAGCTTTAAGCGCCTTTTTGATGAGCATTTAAGCCGCTTGAAATTTGAATTCCAAGGCAAACAATTAAGCGAAGAAGAGATTCTAAGCTTTCTTTATGATAAAAATCAAGTAACAAGAAAAGAGGCTGCAAAATCTCTTAGTGTAACTTTGCGAGAAAATTTGGAGCTTTTGGCTTATATTTACAATGTGGTGCGTAAAGATTTGAGAATCACAGCAGAATTAAGAGGCTATAAATCGCTAGAAGAATCACGCCACAATGATAATCAAATTACCCAAAAAAGTGTGGATAGTATGGTTAAGAGCATTAATGATTCAGTAGGGATTGTAGAGGAATACTACACTCTAAAAACAAAGCTTTTGGGATTAGAGAAATTATATGATTATGATCGCTATGCGCCACTTTTATGCAGTGAAGATTCAGAATTCACTTATGAAGAATCTAAAAAAATCGTTTTAGAAACCTTTAGAGAGTTTTCGCCACGGTTTTATGAGATTGCCAAAAAGGCTTTTGATGAGGGGTGGGTTGATTCGCATCCAAGAGAAAATAAAAGAGGAGGCGCTTTTAGCCATAGTGCGGTGCCAAGTGTCCATCCTTATTTGATGCTAAATCACACCAATAAAAGACGAGATGCTTTCACAATGGCTCATGAATTAGGACACACAATTCATCAATATCTCTCTTATGGGGTGGGTTATTTGAATGCAGATACTCCCTTGACAACAGCAGAAACTGCCTCTGTCTTTGCTGAAATGCTTTTATTTGACAAAATGAAAGAGATTTTATCTAAAGAAGAAAAAATCGCACTTTATGCAGGGAAGTTAGAGGATATTTTTGCAACACTCTTTAGGCAAAATGTTTTTACTAATTTTGAAAGAAGGGTGCATCAAGAAGAATCGGAGTTAAGCGCAGATGAGTTTAGCCAAATATGGCAAGAAGAGAATCAAAAAATGTTTGGCAAGAGCGTGATTATGACTGAGGATTATCGTTTGTGGTGGTCGTATATTCCGCATTTTATTCATACTCCTTTTTATTGCTATGCGTATAGCTATGGGCAACTTTTGGTTATGGCACTTTTTGGTGTTTATAAAAAAGAGGGAAAAAGCTTTATAGAGAAATATGAGAAGTTTTTGAGCTTAGGCGGTAGCAAATCGCCAAAGGAATTGGTAGGTATTTTTGGCTTGGATATTGAAGATGATGATTTTTGGAAAATAGGGATCAAAGAAGTAGAATCATTGCTAAAGGGATTAAAAGAGATTTTATAA
- the cutA gene encoding divalent cation tolerance protein CutA, translated as MSLMLLQTTTTSENSEILIKEALESGLVSCVQKVPIESFYYWENTLREDREILLTFKVDQGDFEKLNKLIEAKHIYEIPEIIGVHLDFVSSKYQKWHNETTKLHKRVL; from the coding sequence ATGTCTTTAATGCTCTTGCAAACAACTACAACATCGGAGAATTCAGAAATATTAATTAAAGAGGCTTTGGAAAGTGGTTTGGTTTCTTGTGTTCAAAAAGTGCCTATAGAGAGTTTTTATTATTGGGAAAATACTCTAAGAGAAGATAGGGAGATTCTGCTAACTTTCAAGGTTGATCAAGGTGATTTTGAAAAATTAAACAAACTGATAGAAGCAAAGCATATTTATGAGATTCCAGAGATAATCGGAGTGCATTTAGATTTTGTCTCTAGCAAATACCAAAAATGGCATAATGAGACTACAAAACTCCATAAAAGAGTTTTGTAA
- a CDS encoding YdcH family protein yields the protein MLHEYRDEITVLKQENAHFAKIFDEHNELDQKIQDISEGREHATDIELSELKKKKLSLKDEALAMIMEYKESKK from the coding sequence ATGCTACACGAATACAGAGATGAAATCACAGTGCTTAAGCAAGAAAATGCACATTTTGCAAAAATTTTTGATGAGCATAACGAACTTGATCAAAAGATACAAGACATTAGCGAGGGTAGAGAGCACGCCACAGATATTGAACTAAGTGAATTAAAAAAGAAAAAGCTTAGCTTAAAAGATGAAGCTCTAGCCATGATTATGGAGTATAAAGAAAGCAAAAAGTAG
- the argJ gene encoding bifunctional glutamate N-acetyltransferase/amino-acid acetyltransferase ArgJ, which translates to MFNLFPIENGVCAPIGFYCDGVSAGLKANSQLDIAFIYADSLCDVEGIFTKNKFCAAPITHFRQYGDNFKTNFILVNSKNANALTGEEGIQNIQEILAKLQTTFPHIINPIMSSTGTIGVQLPKEKIMQSFSKFHLESKNNQNASQAIMTTDRFSKTIAFEVFLDDTRSFKIGAICKGAGMINPSLATMLCFITTDAAIPKEDMRPLLLEAAKTTFNAISVDGDTSTNDTILLLSNQKSGNYDKEAFLFALEKIMHKLATDIVRDGEGATKLVAFEVKGAKTQREAEICAKALSRSPLVKTALFGCDPNWGRIASTIGASGIECDPNTLEINFGEICVYSKGKIYFDSLNEEKAARVLKQDSYKISCNIGLGKESFVAYGCDLGYEYVKINADYRT; encoded by the coding sequence ATGTTTAATCTTTTTCCAATTGAAAATGGAGTTTGTGCGCCTATTGGCTTTTATTGTGATGGAGTAAGTGCAGGATTAAAGGCTAATTCACAGCTTGATATTGCTTTTATTTATGCTGATTCCTTATGTGATGTAGAGGGCATTTTTACAAAAAACAAATTTTGCGCTGCCCCCATTACACATTTTAGGCAATATGGAGATAATTTTAAAACCAATTTTATTTTAGTTAATTCCAAAAATGCCAATGCGCTAACTGGAGAAGAGGGAATCCAAAATATCCAAGAAATCTTAGCAAAATTACAAACCACTTTCCCCCATATCATCAATCCTATAATGAGTTCAACTGGGACTATTGGAGTGCAACTCCCAAAAGAAAAGATTATGCAATCTTTTAGCAAATTTCATCTTGAATCAAAAAATAATCAAAACGCTTCTCAAGCTATTATGACAACTGATCGCTTCAGCAAAACCATTGCTTTTGAAGTTTTTTTAGATGATACAAGAAGTTTTAAGATTGGCGCAATTTGCAAGGGAGCAGGAATGATTAATCCTTCTTTGGCTACAATGCTCTGCTTTATTACCACCGATGCAGCTATCCCCAAAGAAGATATGCGCCCACTTCTTCTTGAAGCAGCAAAAACAACTTTTAACGCCATTAGTGTTGATGGTGATACTTCAACAAATGACACAATTCTCTTACTTAGTAACCAAAAAAGTGGCAATTACGACAAAGAAGCCTTTCTCTTTGCGTTAGAAAAAATTATGCATAAACTTGCTACTGATATTGTGCGAGATGGAGAAGGAGCCACTAAGCTCGTTGCTTTTGAAGTTAAGGGTGCTAAAACACAAAGAGAGGCAGAGATTTGCGCGAAGGCTCTTAGTCGATCTCCATTAGTAAAAACTGCACTTTTTGGTTGCGATCCAAATTGGGGAAGAATCGCCTCTACTATTGGTGCAAGTGGGATTGAATGTGATCCTAATACCTTAGAGATTAATTTTGGAGAAATTTGCGTGTATAGCAAGGGTAAAATCTATTTTGATAGCCTCAATGAAGAAAAAGCCGCTAGAGTCTTAAAGCAAGATTCTTATAAAATCTCTTGCAATATCGGCTTAGGTAAAGAATCATTTGTTGCCTATGGCTGTGATTTAGGCTATGAATATGTAAAAATCAATGCGGATTATCGCACTTAA
- a CDS encoding potassium channel family protein, whose product MAFTKLKKLLHWEGTQKPDIDLSGLLYEQLKPFRLPFILLFLGLLLSTLGYIVITDYTLIEAFFQSSYTFTTTGFGALKESEFDALSIIYTAIVMLAGSAVLSFCVIGVIDTLNRGKLISVIKERSMIYKIARLKNHFIICHHNEYTIQLSKQFREAHIPFVVVDSNQSLEDIALKYRYPFFINEDPLEEIAMLKSHLSSARGVIALSNNIADNIAQIVSVRLYEKELGRKPYFIIANANNSEEEEKLKKLGADSVVSPSKLFAQRVNAMATRPDMENLLERFAYQKDTPLDLEEIVVPRYSWLVLKKLKESHLREITQTSIVGITQKDGKFISMPNGDTLVTSECKLLVIGTSHGIRLTKQLVSKKDKPEELKYV is encoded by the coding sequence GTGGCTTTCACAAAACTCAAAAAACTTCTTCATTGGGAAGGCACTCAAAAGCCTGATATTGATTTATCTGGCTTATTATATGAGCAACTCAAGCCTTTTCGCCTTCCTTTTATTTTACTTTTTCTAGGATTATTGCTTAGCACACTTGGTTATATTGTCATCACCGATTACACTTTGATTGAAGCTTTTTTTCAAAGCTCTTATACTTTCACAACAACTGGATTTGGTGCTCTAAAAGAAAGCGAATTTGATGCTTTAAGCATTATTTATACTGCCATTGTTATGTTGGCAGGCTCTGCTGTTTTGAGCTTCTGCGTCATCGGCGTAATTGACACCTTAAACCGAGGAAAACTTATCTCAGTCATCAAGGAGCGGAGTATGATTTACAAAATTGCGCGTCTTAAGAATCATTTTATCATTTGCCATCACAATGAATACACCATTCAACTTTCCAAACAATTCAGAGAAGCTCATATTCCATTTGTTGTTGTAGATAGTAATCAATCATTAGAAGACATTGCCCTAAAGTATCGCTATCCTTTTTTTATCAATGAAGATCCTTTAGAGGAAATCGCAATGCTAAAATCCCATTTGTCTAGCGCAAGGGGAGTAATTGCCTTGTCTAACAATATCGCTGATAATATTGCCCAAATTGTTTCTGTAAGACTTTATGAAAAGGAATTAGGCAGAAAGCCTTATTTTATTATTGCCAATGCAAACAATAGCGAAGAAGAAGAAAAGTTAAAAAAACTTGGTGCAGATTCTGTTGTTTCCCCATCAAAGCTTTTTGCGCAAAGAGTAAATGCAATGGCAACAAGACCAGATATGGAGAATCTGCTTGAACGCTTTGCTTACCAAAAAGACACACCTTTAGATTTAGAGGAAATTGTCGTTCCACGCTATTCTTGGCTTGTTCTTAAAAAATTAAAAGAATCTCACTTGCGTGAAATCACACAAACCTCCATTGTTGGAATCACGCAAAAAGATGGAAAATTCATCTCTATGCCCAATGGAGATACACTTGTAACTAGCGAATGTAAATTGCTTGTAATTGGAACTTCACATGGAATACGCCTAACTAAGCAATTAGTATCTAAAAAAGACAAACCAGAGGAGTTAAAATATGTTTAA
- the rpmB gene encoding 50S ribosomal protein L28, which translates to MAKRCVFSGKGPMVGNNVSHANNKTKKRSLPNLRVVRIKLEDGTTAKVRIAASTLRTMKKRS; encoded by the coding sequence ATGGCAAAAAGATGTGTTTTTAGCGGAAAAGGTCCAATGGTTGGAAACAATGTGAGCCACGCAAACAACAAGACAAAAAAACGCTCATTACCTAATTTAAGAGTAGTTCGCATCAAACTAGAAGATGGCACAACTGCAAAAGTTAGAATCGCTGCTTCTACTCTACGCACAATGAAAAAACGCTCTTAA
- a CDS encoding NAD(P)-binding domain-containing protein — translation MKEIYDIAIIGGGPGGIGSAVESVILGIKDVILFEKGENHSTTIRKFYKDNKRVDKDYKGQKVELNGNIYFCDGTKESTLDLFDEIIAKNNFEAQFQTEVESIKKEGEYFLIHTTQNTSIKAKFIVISIGKMGQPNKPSYPIPSTIRSVVNFNANSCQNNEKILVVGGGNSAVEYACVLSDTNPVMLNYRRTEFSRINETNKENLNACLEAGKITPKLGIDIVSLEDENGKPKVNFTDGTSETFDRVVYAIGGMAPVDFLKKCNLALDDNGVPLIDENHQSSIDKIYIAGDILYKNGGSIAAALNHGFHIVQEIKKRL, via the coding sequence ATGAAAGAAATTTATGATATTGCAATTATTGGTGGAGGACCAGGCGGAATTGGTTCTGCAGTGGAATCAGTTATTTTAGGAATTAAAGATGTTATCTTGTTTGAAAAAGGGGAAAATCACTCCACAACTATTCGCAAATTCTACAAAGATAATAAACGCGTTGATAAAGATTACAAAGGACAAAAAGTAGAGCTTAATGGAAATATCTATTTTTGTGATGGCACTAAAGAAAGCACTTTGGATTTATTTGATGAGATTATTGCTAAAAATAACTTTGAAGCACAATTCCAAACAGAAGTCGAATCAATCAAAAAAGAAGGGGAATATTTTTTAATTCACACTACACAAAACACTTCTATTAAGGCAAAATTTATCGTTATCTCTATTGGGAAAATGGGGCAGCCAAACAAGCCTTCTTATCCGATTCCAAGCACTATTAGAAGTGTAGTAAATTTCAACGCTAACAGCTGTCAAAACAATGAAAAAATTCTTGTAGTTGGTGGAGGAAACTCCGCTGTAGAGTATGCTTGTGTGCTTAGTGATACCAATCCTGTGATGCTTAATTACAGACGCACTGAGTTTTCTAGAATCAACGAAACTAATAAAGAAAACTTAAATGCTTGTTTAGAGGCTGGGAAAATTACTCCAAAACTTGGTATTGACATTGTTAGCCTTGAAGATGAAAATGGAAAACCGAAAGTGAATTTCACCGATGGAACAAGTGAAACTTTTGATAGAGTTGTCTATGCTATTGGCGGAATGGCTCCTGTTGATTTTCTCAAAAAATGCAATCTAGCACTTGATGACAATGGAGTTCCATTGATTGATGAGAATCACCAAAGCTCAATTGATAAAATTTACATTGCTGGGGATATTCTTTATAAAAATGGCGGTTCTATTGCGGCTGCACTTAATCATGGATTCCACATTGTGCAAGAAATCAAAAAAAGATTATAA
- the ccoS gene encoding cbb3-type cytochrome oxidase assembly protein CcoS, protein MNITMVGVMLATSLIIGLLGLIAFLWGLKNGQFDDEKKMMQGVLFDNEEDLRRAATNKPIKKDKK, encoded by the coding sequence ATGAATATAACAATGGTGGGAGTTATGCTTGCAACTTCGTTAATCATAGGGCTTTTAGGATTAATTGCATTTCTTTGGGGATTGAAAAATGGACAATTTGATGATGAAAAAAAAATGATGCAAGGCGTTTTATTTGATAATGAAGAAGATTTGCGCCGAGCTGCAACTAACAAACCTATTAAAAAGGATAAAAAATGA
- the maf gene encoding septum formation inhibitor Maf: MLRLCSTSLSRQQILKENEITFIQCDNGFDEETLELSSPRSFVYTAAVCKYKKALETYGLELPLLVVDSVIECANTLQRKPKNQKEAKEFLQMQSGSSIHILSCCILHSNKFYFINLGKTTYEFSSFDLDDLEVYLQSQQWQNKAGAVMVEGFHKKYIKKQIGSTSNAMGLHFEAIQPFLELL, from the coding sequence GTGCTGAGACTATGTTCAACTTCGCTTAGCAGACAGCAGATTCTAAAAGAAAATGAAATTACCTTTATACAATGCGATAATGGCTTTGATGAGGAGACTTTAGAGCTATCTAGTCCAAGAAGTTTTGTTTATACTGCTGCAGTTTGTAAATACAAAAAAGCATTAGAAACTTATGGCTTAGAGCTTCCGCTTTTAGTAGTTGATAGCGTCATAGAATGCGCTAATACTCTACAAAGAAAACCCAAAAATCAAAAAGAAGCCAAAGAGTTTCTTCAAATGCAAAGTGGAAGTTCTATCCATATTTTAAGCTGTTGCATTTTACATTCTAACAAATTTTATTTTATCAATCTTGGCAAAACTACTTATGAATTTTCCAGCTTTGATTTAGATGATTTGGAAGTCTATCTTCAAAGCCAACAATGGCAAAATAAGGCAGGGGCAGTTATGGTGGAAGGATTCCACAAAAAATATATCAAAAAGCAAATTGGTAGCACTTCTAATGCGATGGGTTTGCATTTTGAAGCAATCCAGCCTTTTTTGGAGCTCTTATGA
- the acpS gene encoding holo-ACP synthase: MFEVGVDLVSIARIEAFLQKFNHKGLARFLNSEEIKLAKTPQTIAGFWAAKEACSKALKCGISKELNFHDMIISKDKKGAPLLTLTKDKMKYFNLHSLSLSISHDSGFAIAVVAAIFKIKET, encoded by the coding sequence TTGTTTGAAGTTGGAGTAGATTTAGTTTCTATTGCAAGAATAGAAGCTTTTTTGCAAAAATTTAATCATAAAGGACTTGCTCGATTCCTTAATTCTGAAGAAATAAAACTAGCTAAAACCCCCCAAACCATTGCTGGTTTTTGGGCGGCAAAAGAAGCTTGCTCTAAAGCTTTAAAATGCGGAATATCTAAAGAATTAAACTTCCATGATATGATTATCTCAAAAGACAAAAAAGGTGCCCCCCTGCTTACTTTAACAAAAGACAAAATGAAATATTTTAATCTCCACTCACTAAGTCTCTCTATTTCTCATGATAGTGGATTTGCCATTGCAGTTGTAGCAGCAATTTTCAAAATTAAAGAAACTTAA
- the fliL gene encoding flagellar basal body-associated protein FliL, which produces MAEEEQKESKLASLKQNKMILFVIIGVVALLLIILIVVGILIFSGGDDTQTQDANQPTQSSASKSSVANPNSSLLNVGPMYPLDQFIVNLVSTGGGKRYLKTSIALEMSIAKMQSELDTKVNILRDTIISILASKTFEEIQTTRGKQKLKEEIIARLNEFLVDGRISNIFFTEFVVQ; this is translated from the coding sequence ATGGCAGAAGAAGAACAAAAAGAATCCAAACTAGCAAGTCTTAAACAAAACAAAATGATTTTATTTGTTATTATTGGTGTAGTTGCATTGCTTTTGATTATTCTTATTGTGGTGGGAATCTTAATCTTTAGTGGTGGAGATGATACACAAACTCAAGATGCAAATCAGCCCACTCAAAGCTCTGCTTCTAAAAGTAGTGTGGCAAATCCAAATAGCTCACTTCTTAATGTAGGTCCTATGTATCCTCTTGATCAATTTATTGTCAATCTGGTTTCTACAGGTGGTGGAAAACGCTATTTAAAAACTTCAATCGCTTTAGAAATGAGTATTGCTAAAATGCAATCCGAACTTGACACAAAAGTCAATATTCTACGCGATACTATTATTAGTATTTTAGCCTCTAAAACTTTTGAAGAAATACAAACAACAAGAGGCAAACAAAAACTAAAAGAAGAAATTATTGCTCGTCTTAATGAATTTTTAGTAGATGGCAGAATCTCAAATATTTTCTTCACTGAATTTGTGGTGCAATAG